A genome region from Lucilia cuprina isolate Lc7/37 chromosome 3, ASM2204524v1, whole genome shotgun sequence includes the following:
- the LOC111679669 gene encoding structural maintenance of chromosomes protein 6: MSLSLTRKRNRTSGAGDAQNESVSTKRRNCSNGNLSQNTTLSQSQRLNEDSRRCGKILHMRLTNFMCHSNLVIDFHSRVNFLVGSNGSGKSAVLAALVLGLGGKAKDTNRSNSVKGFIKNGETTAKIEIEIANDGPQPYEPYVYGDKITVVRTISTSSGGYAIKAANGLVVTKKVDDLHRILMYHNVQVDNPVFVLNQDSAREFLKELEPSKNYSLFLKATQVDVVMEKLNECLHLHKSHTHEMSIYKTKLDKQREDINEHEEKLKQILSFEKLKDELLNSEIEYLWLLVKEKEDTLREIEEKLEKYQRKEKEIMETIQNKDGVNLVLKQEIEKFDKIISSKNNDYQQENMHYREIKSKVDTQTKLTVTCQEEVDSLKKKRSRLETQIEEIKRHIDERSKGNQDDVDALRAENKKNIDEFTNQCEMHLKPLIENLKRELKVLNDNKSQKEQIIHEIKRRQRECTDEIRQRNVQIENVKASAKNKLSIYGEYMPALINQIHKAHSEGKFSQLPRGPIGNYVEVPRREYRDVIENMLGGPLLNAFIVNNNKDRDTLGAILDKFTSNRPNIITTAFRNQVHNVSEGCVHPPQSTILALNEIKCKDPVVMNCLIDRVQIETILITNSKEMAESITSNRAHVPRNLSKVIVLNENNVIFEYYPMPNYRMYTAKIKQANFIQVNIDERIRNLANEKASLEKKLKDLEVDLNHTGQQIPQDLKNIEKQRVKLHQHENKLAELQEKITELQNVEYADYNSEIEYLKKEMDETKERLEKVEETLNEKRIQQTDIKREKERFEDELKAQHTILEELQNEIESYKTQSDQIKMKLRSVNNNESLSREKLTEIKEKLYKYQCDRNEILKALKQAKSTAKEKGERVDTNNNIEDIREKIAKIKAQLKHGLPVNLDPQELRELIATKKESLEANEGTFENLKISILMLRKSLKFRFDFLKKLKEHMAVILQLSFSMILKLRNFEGTIDINHQEMKLQISVIPRDHNKNAVSSTKALSGGERSYSTVAFLISLWSCVDHPFYFLDEYDVFTDEVNREYMTRLLIDEGRKRALRQYSFLTPQDMTLVPENFIKIHRLAEPDRR, translated from the exons ATGAGTTTGAGTTTAACTAGAAAACGTAATCGTACTAGCGGTGCTGGAGACGCTCAAAATGAAAGTGTCTCAACAAAGCGTCGCAACTGTTCCAATGGAAATTTATCACAAAACACTACATTG TCACAAAGTCAGCGTTTAAATGAAGACTCACGACgttgtggtaaaattttgcatatgcGATTGACCAATTTTATGTGTCATTCAAATTTAGTGATCGACTTTCATTCTCGCGTTAATTTTTTAGTGGGAAGTAATGGCAGCGGAAAAAGTGCAGTGTTGGCTGCCTTAGTTTTAGGCTTAGGAGGGAAAGCCAAAGATACTAACCGTTCAAACAGTGTCAAAG gtTTCATCAAAAATGGTGAAACAACAGCTAAAATTGAAATCGAAATTGCCAACGATGGTCCACAGCCATACGAACCCTACGTTTATGGTGACAAAATTACAGTTGTTCGAACAATATCAACAAGCTCCGGTGGATATGCAATAAAAGCAGCAAACGGTTTAGTAGTTACGAAAAAAGTTGATGATTTGCATCGCATTCTTATGTATCATAATGTACAAGTTGATAATCCCGTTTTTGTATTAAACCAGGACAGTGCTCGAGAATTTCTTAAAGA ATTAGAACCATCTAAGAATTATAGCCTTTTTCTTAAGGCAACACAAGTTGATGTGGTAATGGAAAAACTTAATGAATGTTTACATTTGCATAAATCCCATACACATGAGATGAGTATTTATAAAACt aaATTGGATAAACAACGTGAAGATATAAATGAACACGaggaaaaactaaaacagattttatcttttgaaaaattaaag gaTGAATTATTGAATTCTGAAATAGAATACTTGTGGTTATTAGTCAAGGAAAAAGAAGACACTTTAAGAGAAATCgaagaaaaacttgaaaaatatcaaagaaaagaaaaggaaattatGGAAACAATTCAAAATAAGGATGGAGTAAATTTAGTGCTAAAACAAGAAATTGA aaaatttgataaaataatttcgtctaaaaataatgattatCAACAGGAGAATATGCACTATAgagaaataaaaagtaaagttGATacgcaaacaaaattaacagtAACGTGTCAGGAGGAAGTAGAttccttaaaaaagaaaagatcaCGTTTGGAAACACAAATCGAAGAAATCAAACGACACATTGATGAACGTTCCAAAGG CAATCAAGATGATGTTGATGCTTTGCgagctgaaaataaaaaaaatattgatgaatTCACTAATCAATGCGAAATGCATTTAAAACCATTGATAGAGAATTTAAAACGTGAATTAAAAGTTCTCAACGATAATAAATCTCAAAAGGAACAAATTATACACGAAATCAAGCGACGGCAGCGGGAATGTACAGATGAAATAC GTCAACGAAATGTACAAATCGAAAATGTCAAGGCTAgtgcaaaaaataaactttcaatATATGGTGAATATATGCCGGCATTAATCAATCAAATACACAAAGCCCATTCCGAAGGTAAATTCTCCCAACTACCCAGAGGTCCAATCGGTAATTATGTGGAGGTGCCGAGGCGTGAATATCgtgatgttattgaaaatatgttaGGTGGTCCGTTGCTAAATGCCTTTATTGTTAACAATAATAAAGATCGCGATACGCTAGGAGCGATTCTAGATAAATTTACCTCAAATCGTCCAAATATAATCACAACTGCTTTTCGCAATCAAGTACACAACGTAAGTGAAGGTTGTGTACATCCGCCACAGAGCACAATTTTGGcattaaacgaaataaaatgtaAAGATCCCGTAGTTATGAATTGTCTCATAGATCGTGTACAAATTGAAACAATACTTATTACCAACAGCAAGGAGATGGCCGAAAGTATAACATCAAACCGTGCACACGTTCCAAGGAACTTGAGTAAAGtcattgttttaaatgaaaataatgttatttttgaatattatccCATGCCAAATTATCGTATGTATACCGCAAAGATTAAACAAGCGAATTTTATTCAAGTTAATATTGATGAACGTATAAG aaatttggcAAATGAAAAAGCATCACTTGAAAAGAAGTTAAAAGATCTAGAAGTCGATTTAAATCATACCGGCCAACAAATACCACaagatttgaaaaatattgaaaaacagcGCGTTAAATTGCATCAACACGAAAACAAACTTGCTGAACTTCAAGAAAAAATAACTGAACTGCAAAATGTAGAATATGCGGATTACAATTCGGAAATTGAGTATTTG aaaaaagaaatgGATGAAACTAAAGAGAGACTTGAAAAAGTTGAAGAAaccttaaatgaaaaacgcattcAACAAACCGACATTAAAAGGGAAAAAGAACGATTTGAAGATGAATTAAAAGCACAACACACCATTCTAGAGGAAttacaaaatgaaattgaaTCCTATAAG ACTCAATCAGAtcaaattaaaatgaaactgCGAAGTGTTAACAACAATGAATCCTTAAGTCGTGAAAAATTaacagaaataaaagaaaaactatataaatatcaGTGTGATAGAAACgaaatattaaaagctttaaagcaaGCCAAGAGTACAGCCAAAGAAAAGGGTGAACGTGTTGATACGAATAATAATATAGAAGATATACGAGAAAAGATAGCAAAAATAAAAGCCCAACTGAAACATGGCTTGCCAGTGAACTTAGATCCTCAGGAATTGCGTGAATTGATTGCTACAAAAAAAGAATCCTTAGAGGCTAATGAAggaacatttgaaaatttaaaaatatcaatacttatg ttaagaaaatctttaaaattccgttttgattttttgaaaaagctcAAGGAACATATGGCTGTTATTTTACAATTATCTTTTAGT ATGATTttaaaattacgaaattttGAGGGCACTATAGATATTAATCATCAAGAGATGAAATTACAAATTTCTGTTATTCCTCGTGATCATAATAAAAATGCTGTATCTAGCACTAAAGCGCTTTCGGGAGGAGAACGTTCATATAGTACAGTagcatttttaatttcattatggTCTTGTGTGGATCATCCATTCTACTTTCTAGATGAATACGATGTATTTACA gaCGAAGTAAATCGCGAGTATATGACACGATTACTTATTGATGAAGGTCGTAAACGTGCCCTACGTCAGTATTCATTCTTAACACCTCAGGATATGACACTAGTAccagaaaactttataaaaatacacag actTGCTGAACCTGATCGCCGTTAA
- the LOC111679681 gene encoding uncharacterized protein LOC111679681 — protein MYSSVKREIPEFIQEYMVFCDCFIDIKKEKTCWVLTKNLKFMEFWQKQLVASIDLSTSCLSKIAKDLQKYKGPKGKWFENSSNLLPQMTENEQNRISIGKYMFHAVNIYKIYVIIQCWDKCIVLMRLPDFKGFEIKAEYEDVHSYSIVHGTIKFCPVIEFKFQNKPSMKTDFQEQHTTREEHDLESKKFELRQLLERIRSAKTELQLHKSITAHSFHKVQNNQTLGQSFLRTIKIEEKQILNRCGDIWKRFTAHDDLVIGVPLVNQCAAPNLTIIRNLIPVLQTNQSPEHSIQLQYRMFQLKLKFDQLDAFETFLESEDEQLQENVWSSKGDLQILPESFVVLLIKLKISQIISLKQCPLFINYEVVRHLNLTPDPTKSTFIMSLQLFLQNLDFHKLLFEERSQCELNFLPPTLHQDFLTIAMTSQEINLKITFSNIKDLEIFEHFLKENLNFLKPSSSLDCHSNNFNFPIVYYNKNPSSLWYGSLIKRLNEISENDSDQCLTKWKLYCQSYDKTLLLVKTFLNDLLSVKCNIISIANCDRDKNAAKCVLKFENALRQELEKIQDIVRNAKNIKTPQDYLSSVENLCQLQMNSDIIAIDVMENKINM, from the coding sequence ATGTATTCCAGTGTAAAACGAGAAATACCAGAATTTATACAAGAATATATGGTTTTCTGTGATtgttttattgatattaaaaaggaaaaaacctGCTGGGTATTAaccaaaaatttgaaatttatggaATTTTGGCAAAAACAACTTGTTGCTAGCATTGATCTTAGTACATCTTGTTTGAGTAAAATCGCTAAggatttgcaaaaatataaaggaCCTAAAGGAAAATGGTTCGAAAACTCGTCCAACCTCTTACCGCAAATGAcagaaaatgagcaaaatcgaaTATCTATTGGCAAATATATGTTTCACGccgtaaatatttataaaatctacGTTATTATACAGTGTTGGGACAAGTGTATTGTTTTAATGCGTTTACCAGATTTTAAAGGATTTGAAATTAAAGCTGAATATGAAGATGTACATAGTTATAGCATAGTACATGGCACAATTAAATTTTGTCCagtaattgaatttaaatttcaaaataaacctAGCATGAAAACAGATTTTCAAGAACAACATACTACAAGAGAAGAACACGATTTGGAAAGCAAAAAGTTTGAGTTACGTCAATTGTTAGAACGCATACGTAGCGCCAAGACAGAATTACAATTACACAAGTCCATCACGGCTCATTCGTTTCATAAGGTACAAAATAATCAAACGTTAGGACAGTCTTTTTTGCGTACTattaaaatagaagaaaaacaaatattaaacagatGTGGGGATATTTGGAAAAGATTTACAGCACATGATGATTTGGTTATAGGCGTACCATTAGTAAATCAATGTGCTGCTCCCAATCTTACCATTATACGCAATCTAATACCGGTACTTCAAACAAATCAATCTCCCGAACATTCAATACAACTGCAATATCGCATGTTTCAATTAAAGCTAAAATTTGACCAATTAGATGCTTTTGAGACATTTCTAGAAAGTGAAGATGAACAACTGCAGGAAAACGTTTGGTCTTCTAAAGGAGATTTACAAATACTACCAGAATCATTTGTAGTTTTACTTATCAAGTTGAAAATATctcaaataatttcattaaagcaGTGTccactttttataaattatgaagTGGTAAGACATTTGAATTTAACACCGGACCCAACAAAATCAACATTCATCATGTCATTGcaactttttttgcaaaatttggatttccataaactactttttgaggAACGATCGCAATGCGAGCTAAACTTTTTGCCTCCTACACTACATCAAGATTTTCTTACAATTGCCATGACATCAcaagaaataaatttgaaaatcacCTTCTCAAATATAAAAGATTTGGAAATCTTTGAACATTTcctaaaggaaaatttaaattttttgaagccATCTTCATCATTAGATTGCCattcaaacaattttaactTTCCTATAgtatattacaacaaaaatccTTCATCATTATGGTATGGCAGTCTTATAAAGCGTTTGAATGAAATATCTGAAAACGACAGCGATCAGTGTCTAACAAAATGGAAATTATATTGCCAAAGTTATGATAAAACGCTACTGTTAgtaaaaacatttctaaatgATCTGCTGTCGGTGAAATGTAACATTATCTCTATTGCAAATTGTGATCGAGATAAAAACGCTGCTAAATGCGTTCTAAAATTCGAAAATGCATTACGCCAAGAACTAGAAAAAATTCAAGATATAGTGcgaaatgcaaaaaatattaaaactccACAAGATTATTTAAGTAGTGTGGAAAATCTTTGTCAACTACAAATGAATTCCGATATTATAGCTATAGAtgtaatggaaaataaaataaacatgtag
- the LOC111679676 gene encoding transcription initiation factor TFIID subunit 8, which produces MDKTETVQPNGNARRKILSVAVSQILMEKGFDSVDKECLETLTEMLQSMLVEVGQSARSYCELSGRTIPVIGDVIVSLVNMGVSLQGIEAFAKREGRQIISMPAQQQQQKQLNLLQAGTKSQHPPHILPYLPLFPDPHAYVRTPTHKQPVTEYEAIREKAATQKRDIEKALTKFLAKTSETHSLFDTEDNMFPLIACKPSFPPYLAALNPTDQVFDFEELEYHYLVANRTEDCKDDEENESGNEEESAGNEGGGGNNGSGGASAEESEKKSEKTDKDTKPDNDIKPNSSTNKAILENPNIDNPYLRAATLPKRAKPDPILLATAPTASTNNV; this is translated from the exons atggatAAAACTGAAACTGTACAACCAAATGGTAATGCACGACGCAAAATTCTAAGTGTAGCTGTGTCACAAATTCTAATGGAGAAGGGTTTTGATAGTGTTGACAAGGAATGTTTAGAGACTCTAACAGAAATGCTACAGAGTA tGCTAGTTGAAGTTGGTCAATCGGCTAGAAGCTATTGTGAACTCTCCGGCCGTACAATACCTGTAATAGGTGATGTGATTGTGTCGTTGGTAAATATGGGGGTATCACTTCAAGGTATTGAGGCCTTTGCTAAAAGGGAAGGAAGACAAATTATATCTATGCCAgcccaacaacagcagcaaaaacaattaaatcttTTGCAAGCTGGTACAAAATCGCAGCATCCTCCTCATATTTTACCTTATTTACCTTTGTTTCCTGATCCACACGCATATGTTCGAACGCCG ACTCATAAACAACCCGTAACGGAGTATGAAGCTATTCGAGAAAAAGCTGCCACCCAGAAAAGAGACATAGAAAAGGCATTAACAAAATTTCTGGCAAAAACCTCAGAAACTCATAGCCTTTTTGATACGGAAGATAATATGTTTCCAT TAATTGCTTGTAAACCTTCCTTTCCTCCGTATTTAGCTGCTTTAAATCCCACCGATCAAGTGTTCGATTTCGAAGAACTGGAATATCATTATTTAGTTGCTAATCGCACTGAAGATTGTAAAG ATGACGAAGAAAATGAAAGTGGTAATGAAGAAGAAAGCGCTGGCAATGAAGGTGGTGGTGGTAATAATGGAAGTGGTGGTGCAAGCGCCGAAGAATCCGAAAAGAAGTCAGAGAAGACCGACAAAGATACAAAACCAGACAATGATATTAAGCCAAATTCAAGCACAAATAAGGCAATTCTAGAAAATCCTAATATTGATAATCCTTATTTAAGAGCGGCCACGCTACCCAAACGTGCTAAACCAGATCCAATTTTATTAGCAACAGCTCCCACCGCCTCGacaaataatgtataa